The Terriglobales bacterium genome includes a region encoding these proteins:
- a CDS encoding rhomboid family intramembrane serine protease — MGGLIPLGDASRRPVRMPVVTVLIILVNVFVFVRELLRGDAFVMQWSAIPAQIVSGHHWITILTAMFMHGSWSHIIGNMVFLWAFGPEIEDAMGRWRYPVFYLLGGVVAMLAQVAADPHSTVPNLGASGAIAAVMGAFLVTYPRDQIRSVLFIFIFARITFIPAVLLIGFWFLTQLFSAGSVAHVQTGGVAYLAHVGGFIFGAATARWFEDRRRIALQPTVD, encoded by the coding sequence ATGGGAGGCTTGATCCCGCTTGGCGATGCTTCGCGGCGGCCGGTACGCATGCCTGTCGTCACCGTGCTGATCATCCTGGTGAACGTGTTTGTTTTTGTGCGCGAGCTGTTGCGTGGCGACGCATTCGTGATGCAGTGGTCTGCGATCCCCGCGCAAATTGTCTCCGGCCATCACTGGATCACGATTCTGACGGCCATGTTCATGCACGGCAGTTGGTCGCACATCATCGGCAACATGGTCTTTCTGTGGGCTTTCGGCCCTGAGATCGAAGATGCCATGGGCCGATGGCGCTATCCGGTTTTCTACCTGCTGGGCGGCGTGGTCGCCATGCTTGCCCAGGTTGCCGCCGACCCCCATTCCACGGTCCCTAACCTGGGCGCCAGCGGCGCGATTGCCGCGGTGATGGGCGCGTTTCTGGTCACGTATCCGCGCGATCAGATTCGCTCGGTTTTGTTCATCTTCATTTTTGCGCGGATCACCTTTATCCCAGCCGTTCTCTTAATCGGTTTCTGGTTCCTCACCCAGCTCTTCAGCGCCGGCTCGGTGGCCCATGTACAGACCGGCGGAGTGGCTTACCTGGCGCACGTAGGCGGTTTTATCTTCGGCGCCGCTACTGCGCGCTGGTTTGAAGACCGGCGGCGGATCGCTTTGCAGCCGACCGTCGACTGA